In bacterium, the following proteins share a genomic window:
- a CDS encoding SDR family oxidoreductase has protein sequence MILQDKVVIVSGIGPGLGQELAINAGREGAKVVLAARTRSFLDEVDAEVAKTGAETLVVPTDITKSEDTANLVEKTVERFGRIDALINSAYSGGTFCSFEDADLDDWRKTMEVNVFGSLALTQQVVPVMKKQGKGAIVNINTMVERKPLPMQGAYGSSKGALSVATRMLAKELGAYGIRVNSVAMGWMWGPPVEGHVKMMAKAQGISEADVIADIVKDIPIGHIPDDSDCANAALFFASDLSAVVTGANLNCNGGEFMA, from the coding sequence ATGATTCTGCAGGACAAGGTCGTCATCGTCTCGGGCATCGGCCCCGGACTCGGTCAGGAGCTCGCGATCAACGCGGGACGCGAGGGCGCGAAGGTCGTCCTCGCCGCACGGACCCGGTCGTTCCTCGACGAGGTCGACGCCGAGGTCGCGAAGACCGGCGCCGAGACGCTGGTCGTCCCGACCGACATCACGAAGTCGGAGGACACGGCGAACCTCGTCGAGAAGACCGTCGAGCGCTTCGGGCGGATCGATGCGCTGATCAACAGCGCCTATTCCGGCGGGACCTTCTGCAGCTTCGAGGACGCGGACCTCGACGATTGGCGGAAGACCATGGAGGTGAACGTCTTCGGATCGCTCGCGCTGACCCAGCAGGTCGTGCCGGTCATGAAGAAGCAGGGCAAGGGCGCGATCGTGAACATCAACACGATGGTCGAGCGCAAGCCGCTCCCGATGCAGGGCGCCTATGGCTCCTCGAAGGGCGCGCTCAGCGTCGCGACCCGCATGCTCGCAAAAGAGCTCGGGGCGTACGGCATTCGCGTGAACTCGGTCGCGATGGGCTGGATGTGGGGGCCGCCGGTCGAGGGGCACGTCAAGATGATGGCGAAGGCCCAGGGGATCTCCGAAGCGGACGTGATCGCGGACATCGTGAAGGACATCCCGATCGGACACATCCCGGACGACTCGGACTGCGCGAACGCGGCGCTCTTCTTCGCGTCGGACCTCTCGGCGGTCGTGACCGGGGCGAACCTCAACTGCAACGGCGGCGAGTTCATGGCCTAG
- a CDS encoding FAD-dependent oxidoreductase, with product MSDSEARWSPSRPCPEREVPGWDLECDVCVVGFGASGGSAAIEAAEAGAKVLLFEVASGFGGTSAMAGGDIYLGGNGGTPAQRENGFEDETDDFFRYMMMAGGRDADEARTRAYADGALDHYGWLKSVGVPYRNTFIPGKTMMPGTGDCLILSGSEFAWPYREEAKPCPRGHLPEATGETGGFILTEALARRAKELGVEAYYDSRVLALVQAEEGSVVGAVVQREGRTLFVRAAGGVVLCAGGFVLNREMLEQHAPIVKELADDALSGGYDDGSGITMGTSVGGVAIHMDELFTTFTLYPPQENVKGILVNEQGTRFINEDAYPGRVAYHCIRQTGKKIHLLVDDSIYSQPTELSRWEIAAVGESWGEVESELGLVEGTLVETVERFNHFAAKGEDPLFHKQPDWLKPLDEPPFAALAIHVGEAFYPYFTLGGLHVTVDGEVLDGEGASIPGLYAAGRTACGLPRSALDYSSGMSLGDCTFFGRKAGLHAADRAAKQTPA from the coding sequence ATGTCGGATTCCGAGGCGCGCTGGTCGCCGTCCCGTCCCTGTCCCGAGCGCGAGGTCCCCGGTTGGGATCTCGAGTGCGACGTGTGCGTCGTGGGCTTCGGGGCCTCCGGAGGATCCGCCGCGATCGAGGCGGCGGAGGCGGGCGCGAAGGTCCTGCTCTTCGAGGTCGCGTCCGGCTTCGGCGGAACGAGCGCGATGGCCGGGGGCGATATCTATCTCGGTGGCAACGGCGGGACCCCCGCCCAGCGCGAGAACGGATTCGAAGACGAGACCGACGATTTCTTCCGCTACATGATGATGGCGGGGGGGCGCGACGCGGACGAAGCGCGGACCCGCGCCTACGCGGACGGGGCCCTCGATCACTACGGCTGGCTGAAATCCGTCGGAGTGCCGTATCGGAACACGTTCATCCCGGGCAAGACGATGATGCCGGGAACCGGGGACTGCCTGATCCTCTCCGGGAGCGAGTTCGCCTGGCCCTATCGCGAAGAGGCGAAGCCGTGTCCGCGGGGGCACCTGCCCGAAGCGACCGGGGAGACGGGCGGCTTCATCCTGACCGAGGCCCTCGCGCGCCGGGCGAAGGAGCTGGGCGTCGAGGCGTACTACGACAGCCGGGTGCTCGCCCTCGTGCAGGCGGAAGAGGGGAGCGTGGTGGGGGCGGTCGTCCAGCGTGAGGGGCGGACGCTCTTCGTTCGCGCCGCCGGCGGTGTGGTGCTCTGCGCCGGGGGCTTCGTGCTCAATCGCGAGATGCTCGAGCAGCACGCGCCGATCGTGAAGGAGCTCGCGGACGACGCGCTCTCCGGCGGCTACGACGACGGGTCGGGGATCACGATGGGGACGAGCGTCGGCGGCGTCGCGATCCACATGGACGAGCTCTTCACGACGTTCACGCTGTATCCGCCGCAGGAGAACGTGAAGGGGATCCTCGTCAACGAGCAGGGCACGCGCTTCATCAACGAGGACGCCTACCCGGGGCGGGTCGCGTATCACTGCATCCGCCAGACGGGGAAGAAGATCCACCTCCTCGTCGACGATTCGATCTACTCGCAACCGACCGAACTGTCACGCTGGGAGATCGCGGCGGTCGGCGAGAGCTGGGGCGAGGTCGAGTCCGAGCTCGGCCTCGTCGAAGGGACGCTCGTCGAGACCGTCGAGCGGTTCAACCACTTCGCGGCGAAGGGCGAGGATCCGCTCTTCCACAAGCAGCCGGACTGGCTGAAACCTCTGGACGAGCCGCCCTTTGCGGCGCTGGCGATCCACGTGGGCGAGGCCTTCTACCCGTACTTCACCCTCGGCGGCCTCCACGTGACCGTCGACGGCGAGGTCCTCGACGGTGAGGGGGCTTCGATTCCGGGTCTCTATGCGGCGGGGCGCACG
- a CDS encoding TetR/AcrR family transcriptional regulator, with product MSSPSTPPTPIHTLQNVTPIRPRMAASRSNPEAFTGKRAATRHRLMDATAQLIVRDGFDAVSMTSVAEEAGITRQTVYRYFPNARELVRATLMRGGRDLLEGQILAFQGQGEAPDLLVDAVMAALQTIRHNPLLRTAWASRDYPQAMLRSVFDPAFVSRGVEGLAPIARQLGWSERDTHEAYELIARSVLSYLTVPPQDELSEAELRGMLRRRLLPALGVSA from the coding sequence CCCCGATCCACACTCTTCAGAACGTGACGCCGATCCGACCCCGGATGGCGGCCTCCCGGTCGAATCCCGAGGCCTTCACCGGAAAGCGCGCGGCCACACGACATCGTTTGATGGACGCCACCGCCCAGCTGATCGTCCGAGACGGGTTCGACGCGGTCTCGATGACGAGTGTGGCCGAGGAGGCGGGGATCACCCGCCAGACCGTCTATCGCTACTTCCCGAACGCGCGGGAGCTCGTCCGCGCGACGCTGATGCGGGGCGGGCGTGACCTGCTCGAGGGGCAGATCCTGGCCTTCCAGGGGCAGGGCGAGGCGCCGGATCTGCTCGTGGACGCGGTGATGGCCGCGCTCCAGACGATTCGCCACAACCCGTTGCTGCGCACCGCCTGGGCCTCGCGGGACTACCCGCAGGCCATGCTGCGCTCCGTCTTCGACCCGGCCTTCGTCTCGCGCGGCGTCGAAGGCCTCGCACCGATCGCCCGCCAGCTCGGCTGGAGCGAGCGCGACACCCACGAGGCCTACGAGCTGATCGCGCGATCCGTCCTGTCGTATCTGACGGTGCCTCCGCAGGACGAGCTCTCCGAGGCGGAGCTCCGGGGAATGCTCCGCCGGCGGTTGCTGCCGGCCCTCGGTGTGAGCGCGTAG